The nucleotide sequence TAAATAATATGTTTTGTATCATTTTCTTTTTGTTCATACAGTTTTAATGTTTCTTTATAAAAATCTAATAATTGTTCAGATGGTTTTGTCCAACTAAATTTTTCAGCTTCTTTACGAGCATTTTGTTTTAATTCTTGAAGTTTGATTTCATTATCTAATTTATTGACGGACTGGAACATACTTTCAAGGTTTTCATTTTCAAATAATAAACCGGTTTTTCCATCTTCAATTTGTTCCATGGTTGGTCCACTTTTTGCAGCAATAACGGGTAATCCGGATGCCATCGCTTCTAATATCACTAATCCTAGTGTTTCTGTAATAGACGGAAAAACAAATGCATCTGCGGAAGCAAATGCTTGGGAAAGCTCTTCTCCATGAAGAAATCCTGTAAACACGGTGTTCGTTCCGTGAAAGGTTTTTTCGAGCTCTTCCCTTGCTGGTCCATCTCCAACGATTGCAAGCCTAATATCTTCTCGGCTTTCCAATAATGGCTTTAGCTTGTGAATTTCTTTCTCAATCGCAAGACGTCCAACGTACAGGAGTAATTTTTCGTTAGGATTCCCGTCTGACAGCCTATTCCTCATGGATTCATTGATGTAGGAAGGGTGATATTTTTTAATATCCACCCCTCTTACCCATAACTTCATGTTATAAAAGTCGCGTTCTTTAAGCTCTTTCCGTACTGCTTCTGATGTGCATAAGTTTAGATCCGCCTTATTATGAAGAAATTTAAAATAACTCCAAAATACCGGTTTTAACGGTTTATAAATCTTATAATAATCCAAATATTTCGGTACATGGGTATGATAAGATGCCACTAAGGGATAACCTAATTTGGCTGCATATAATACACCTGATGCACCAACAAGCGCGGGGTTTACGACATGGACAATGTCTGGATCATACTCTTCAATGATTTCTTTTACCCTTTTCTGTGGCAAGGAGAATTTTTTATACCGATAAAACGGCATCGTTGTCGTTTTTACTCCTTTAACAACAGCACCCTCATATTCGTAAACTCCAAGGTCTGGAGCGATGACTAAAACGTCATGTTCCATGTTTCTTAAATATTTAATTGCTTCGGTTAACCTTGTTACAACTCCATCTGTGGACGGTAAAAAGGTTTCGGTCACAATTGCAATTTTCAAAGCTAAAAGCTCCTTTTTCCCTATCAGTATTTATATCCTGCTAGCGAAGAAGATTGATTCGACGTCGTGGACAGGAACAAGTAGATAGATAAGCGCAACGAAGGCTTCGCTGAGTTTTTTTCATTATTATTTCCAAGTGACAGAAGGTATAACATTTTCTTTGATGACACGATCTTTATTCGCAACCGCGGACTCTAAAATGTCCTTTAGAACGTCATCTGTTAGTAGGTTTGACTCAAGTCCTAAATCACGTAGTTTTGTATTAACCGCGTGATAATAATGTTCCTCTGCCTCTATTCGTGGATTTTCTAAATGAGCAATGGAAGCTGGTAGCCCTTTCTCATCTGCTATTTTTTGTACTTTTTCTGCTAATTCTAGCACCGAGAAATACTCTGTGAATTGGTTGAAAACACGAAACTCACCATGTTCTGCTGGATTTTCTGCTGCAATTTCAATACAGCGAACTGTATCCTTGATATTTAAGAATGCTCTCGTTTGATTACCTGAACCGTACACTGTAAGGTCATGACCAATAGCAGCTTGAATAAGGAAACGGTTCAACGCCGTTCCGAATACGCCGTCATAATCTAAGCGATTCACTAATACAGGGTCCATTTCAGTCTCGTCTGTATGTAATCCATATACGATTCCTTGGTTTAGATCAGTAGCGCGAATTCCCCAGATTTTACATGCGAACATGATGTTATGGCTATCATGTACTTTGGACAAATGATAGAAAGAACCTGGTTGTTTTGGATAAGGAAGTTTATCTTTTCTTCCGTTGTGTTCGACTTCTAAATACCCTTCTTCAATATCAATATTCGGTGTCCCATACTCACCCATCGTTCCCAATTTGATTAAGTGACAATCTGGAGCAAATTCTTTGATGGCATACAGTACATTCAAGTTCCCCATTACGTTGTTCGTTTGCGTAAACACGGCATGTTCACGGTCAATCATCGAATACGGTGCCGATCTTTGTTCCGCAAAATGCACGAATGCATCCGGCTGTGTTTGTCTAAATACTTCGCTTAAAAAGTCGTAATGGTTTAA is from Radiobacillus kanasensis and encodes:
- a CDS encoding NAD-dependent epimerase/dehydratase family protein, which gives rise to MRIVVAGGDGFCGWPTALYLSRQGHDVTILDNLVRRKMDEELRSNSVTPIASLEERVAKWKELTGKEIRTFIGDLNHYDFLSEVFRQTQPDAFVHFAEQRSAPYSMIDREHAVFTQTNNVMGNLNVLYAIKEFAPDCHLIKLGTMGEYGTPNIDIEEGYLEVEHNGRKDKLPYPKQPGSFYHLSKVHDSHNIMFACKIWGIRATDLNQGIVYGLHTDETEMDPVLVNRLDYDGVFGTALNRFLIQAAIGHDLTVYGSGNQTRAFLNIKDTVRCIEIAAENPAEHGEFRVFNQFTEYFSVLELAEKVQKIADEKGLPASIAHLENPRIEAEEHYYHAVNTKLRDLGLESNLLTDDVLKDILESAVANKDRVIKENVIPSVTWK
- a CDS encoding glycosyltransferase family 4 protein, yielding MKIAIVTETFLPSTDGVVTRLTEAIKYLRNMEHDVLVIAPDLGVYEYEGAVVKGVKTTTMPFYRYKKFSLPQKRVKEIIEEYDPDIVHVVNPALVGASGVLYAAKLGYPLVASYHTHVPKYLDYYKIYKPLKPVFWSYFKFLHNKADLNLCTSEAVRKELKERDFYNMKLWVRGVDIKKYHPSYINESMRNRLSDGNPNEKLLLYVGRLAIEKEIHKLKPLLESREDIRLAIVGDGPAREELEKTFHGTNTVFTGFLHGEELSQAFASADAFVFPSITETLGLVILEAMASGLPVIAAKSGPTMEQIEDGKTGLLFENENLESMFQSVNKLDNEIKLQELKQNARKEAEKFSWTKPSEQLLDFYKETLKLYEQKENDTKHII